One genomic window of Cannabis sativa cultivar Pink pepper isolate KNU-18-1 chromosome 2, ASM2916894v1, whole genome shotgun sequence includes the following:
- the LOC115719493 gene encoding G-type lectin S-receptor-like serine/threonine-protein kinase LECRK2 — MAISPTQQYIIYIFLLLMMLLCSSTAQTQKNISLSSFLTATNKDLFWESSSGDFAFGFQKIGKGGFLLAIWFNKIPERTIVWSANRDNLVEEGSKIELTQLGLVLKDPKGNQIWSSGTSGTDLAYGAMLETGNFVLANNNSVNLWESFTKPTDTLLVGQTLSQKMKLVARYSETNYSSGRYHFILQSDGNLVLYTRTFPLDTQNFPYWSSNTINSGFQLIFNQSGYIYLEAKNGTILNMLSSNGNEAQNFYQRAILEYDGVFRQYVYPKENGGNSSGWNMAWTQSSTSIPSNKCLRIQEERGSGACGYNSYCVLGIDQRPHCHCPNGYTFIDPNDEMKGCKQTFEAQSCDEGSGDADNFDFISMENTDWVESDYEKFQTVNEDFCRKACLADCFCVLAFFRDGECWKKGHPLSNGRIDSTLGGKSLIKIRKDNSTLKTGGRHSNKKDQSTLVLIGSILLSSSVFVNVLLLVAAILFFYRFRHKARVSKLDQFIPGINLHTFTYAKLEKATNGFKELLGKGAFASVFKGVISFDDKQCLVAVKKLEHMVKENDQEFKAEVTAIGRTNHKNLVQLIGFCNEGQHRLLIYEYMSNGSLASFLFGSSNKPKWHQRMNIALGIARGLFYLHEECSTQILHCDIKPQNILLDDSYTARISDFGLAKMLKTDQTRTTTGIRGTKGYVAPEWFRNMPVTVKVDVYSYGILLLELICCRKNVEEYAEDDAQMILADWAYDCYAGGKLDFLVENDDEASQDLKRVEKYVMVALWCIQEDPSLRPTMKKVILMLEGTIEVSIPPDPTSFISSI, encoded by the coding sequence ATGGCTATATCACCAACACAACAATATATTATCTACATCTTTCTTCTTCTCATGATGTTGCTATGTTCCTCCACTGCCCAAACTCAAAAAAACATATCTTTAAGCTCATTTCTTACTGCAACTAATAAGGACTTATTTTGGGAATCATCATCTGGTGATTTTGCTTTTGGTTTCCAGAAAATTGGAAAAGGTGGTTTCTTACTAGCCATTTGGTTCAATAAAATACCCGAGAGAACTATTGTCTGGTCAGCCAACAGGGATAATCTTGTGGAAGAAGGATCGAAAATCGAGTTGacacaacttgggcttgttcTCAAAGACCCCAAAGGTAATCAGATTTGGAGTTCTGGTACTTCAGGAACTGATCTTGCTTATGGGGCCATGCTTGAGACAGGAAACTTTGTCTTGGCAAACAACAACTCTGTCAATTTGTGGGAGAGTTTTACTAAGCCAACAGACACATTGTTGGTGGGGCAAACTTTGAGTCAAAAAATGAAGCTTGTTGCTCGCTATTCGGAAACAAATTATTCAAGTGGAAGATACCATTTTATACTACAGTCAGATGGAAATTTAGTACTTTACACAAGAACTTTCCCACTTGACACTCAAAATTTCCCTTATTGGTCTAGCAACACTATAAACAGTGGCTTTCAACTCATCTTCAATCAATCAGGCTATATATACCTTGAAGCAAAGAATGGTACCATACTAAACATGTTATCATCAAATGGTAATGAAGCACAAAATTTCTACCAAAGGGCAATTCTTGAATATGATGGTGTTTTTAGGCAATATGTGTACCCAAAAGAGAATGGTGGAAACTCTAGTGGGTGGAATATGGCATGGACTCAATCATCAACTTCCATACCTTCCAATAAATGTTTGAGAATTCAAGAAGAAAGAGGAAGTGGAGCTTGTGGTTACAACAGCTATTGTGTGCTAGGAATTGATCAGAGACCACATTGTCATTGCCCAAATGGTTACACTTTCATTGATCCAAATGATGAGATGAAAGGCTGCAAACAGACATTTGAAGCTCAAAGTTGTGATGAAGGCTCGGGAGATGCtgataattttgattttattagcATGGAGAACACAGATTGGGTTGAGAGTGATTATGAGAAATTTCAAACGGTGAATGAGGACTTCTGTAGGAAGGCTTGCCTTGCTGATTGTTTTTGTGTTCTTGCTTTTTTTAGAGATGGTGAGTGTTGGAAGAAGGGACACCCTTTATCAAATGGGAGGATAGATTCCACTCTTGGTGGGAAATctctaattaaaataagaaaagacaaTTCAACTTTGAAGACAGGAGGCAGACATTCGAATAAGAAAGATCAATCTACACTAGTACTTATTGGATCAATACTTTTAAGCAGCTCAGTTTTTGTGAATGTCCTTTTACTTGTAGCAGCCATCTTATTTTTCTATCGGTTTCGCCATAAAGCAAGGGTGAGTAAGCTAGATCAATTCATACCGGGAATCAATTTGCATACTTTCACTTATGCAAAACTAGAAAAGGCCACCAATGGTTTCAAGGAGCTACTAGGAAAGGGTGCTTTTGCCAGTGTCTTCAAAGGGGTTATTTCATTTGATGACAAGCAATGTTTGGTTGCTGTCAAGAAGTTGGAGCACATGGTGAAAGAAAATGACCAAGAATTCAAGGCGGAAGTAACTGCTATTGGTCGTACGAATCATAAGAATTTGGTGCAGCTAATTGGGTTCTGTAATGAGGGGCAGCACCGGCTTCTTATCTACGAATATATGAGTAATGGATCACTAGCAAGCTTTCTTTTTGGATCATCAAATAAGCCAAAATGGCACCAAAGAATGAACATTGCATTGGGGATTGCAAGAGGGCTATTTTACTTGCATGAAGAATGCAGCACCCAAATCCTACATTGTGATATCAAGCCTCAAAACATCTTACTAGATGACTCTTACACGGCAAGGATTTCTGATTTCGGTCTAGCCAAGATGTTGAAGACCGACCAGACTCGAACCACTACTGGTATAAGAGGAACCAAAGGATATGTAGCACCCGAATGGTTTAGAAATATGCCTGTAACAGTCAAGGTGGATGTATACAGCTATGGAATCTTGTTGTTAGAGCTCATTTGCTGCAGAAAGAATGTTGAAGAATATGCAGAGGATGATGCCCAGATGATATTGGCTGACTGGGCATATGATTGCTATGCAGGTGGGAAACTCGATTTTCTAGTTGAGAATGATGATGAAGCATCACAAGACCTGAAAAGGGTGGAGAAATATGTGATGGTTGCATTATGGTGTATCCAAGAGGACCCTTCACTGAGACCCACAATGAAGAAAGTTATTCTCATGCTTGAAGGAACTATTGAAGTTTCAATTCCTCCTGACCCAACCTCATTCATCAGTTCAATATAG
- the LOC115719488 gene encoding probable disease resistance protein RF9 yields the protein MADAVVSFVIERLRDLVISEAQFLGGVEAQLGNAQIKLQCMSAFLKDADAWVRYGDDRVRLLVVQVRENAYALEDVIETYVLKVTLKRNEGVLKRSINIFREGIDVHKVGSEIERISSNIDTWTSQLEALGVHRSIQKADEASSSSYVQQQRKLRQAYSFVEDNVVVGFHKDIEELVGLLTEKENPHKHKVISVCGMGGLGKTTLARKVYQHTHVREHFDCQAWASISQQCNTREVFEGILFGFTSPTDAQKKYIKNLTDAELAKKLYDFQKEWKCLVVLDDMWTTATWDLLKHAFPTTTQGDTHSKILLTTRKKNVALHVDQHGFIHKLHFLNDKESWELFQNKYSYVATDTSNSNDDEERKKELAIEMLKKCSGLPLAIIVLAGLLSKKHTIYEWELVKRNVPRCIGQAEQQHDVDSNHHGVFGVLGLSYNELPSKLKPCFLYLARYSEDVTIRIKDFCRVLIAEGFISLRRGSVETLEEVAYDWLCELVERSMIQVKEMSSTGRIKSFCIHDLMRDLCVSRAQEENFLHFIDWQNKGEEPIIKNARRVSIFDNESTNADDFIHMVRKLDGSLRCFTMQDGRVVYQERVLSHVCNHFLMLRVLIVGHEFVDCTSFLKLPKEFRNLIHLRLLSIPYWPIRKIPSSFGNLRCLQTLRVRKESDIIIPNSMCKLEQLRHLYFYNPVGGVELGKFLRSTRSRSLQTLVGVGTKNLLMSDLLRFGSLKKLAICVDGNFNKFLHNPQNLTFTRLFSLQVGNFIGNKIDIVPLILSCPQMYKLRVISPIVSLPKVNQFSSNLIKLQLANLYLEDDPMPTLEKLPKLSVLIIGFNSYLGEEMVCSRGGFPRLESLEFDFLSGLKEWKVEENALPKLGYLSIRGCMRLRRVPDGLRKIGTLNEMVMDHMPMKFKERMEEGGDDFDQVKLVQSRVFINCDQESEDSVNAIYNQLNL from the exons ATGGCAGATGCTGTAGTTTCGTTTGTGATTGAAAGGCTTCGCGACTTGGTGATTTCTGAAGCTCAATTCTTGGGTGGAGTTGAGGCCCAACTGGGGAATGCACAGATCAAGCTTCAATGTATGAGTGCTTTCTTAAAAGATGCAGATGCTTGGGTAAGATATGGTGATGACAGAGTTCGCCTTTTGGTTGTCCAAGTCAGAGAAAATGCTTATGCCTTGGAGGATGTTATTGAGACTTATGTCCTCAAAGTGACTTTGAAGAGGAATGAAGGTGTACTAAAAAGATCTATTAACATCTTCAGAGAGGGAATTGATGTCCACAAAGTTGGATCAGAGATTGAGAGGATCTCATCCAACATTGATACTTGGACTTCACAATTAGAAGCACTTGGAGTACACAGATCAATACAAAAAGCAGATGAAGCTTCTTCAAGCAGCTATGTCCAACAGCAAAGAAAGTTGAGGCAAGCTTATTCTTTTGTTGAAGACAATGTTGTTGTTGGATTCCATAAAGATATAGAAGAGTTGGTTGGCCTTTTGACTGAAAAAGAGAACCCTCATAAGCATAAGGTGATTTCTGTATGTGGGATGGGTGGTTTGGGGAAGACCACTCTTGCAAGAAAGGTCTATCAGCATACTCATGTTAGGGAACACTTTGATTGTCAGGCTTGGGCCTCGATATCTCAGCAATGTAATACACGTGAAGTCTTCGAAGGAATTTTATTTGGTTTCACTTCTCCAACAGATgcacaaaaaaaatacataaaaaacttGACTGATGCTGAATTAGCCAAGAAGCTTTATGACTTTCAGAAAGAGTGGAAATGTTTGGTGGTCCTTGATGATATGTGGACCACTGCAACATGGGATCTTCTAAAACATGCATTCCCTACTACAACTCAAGGAGACACACATAGCAAGATCTTACTCACTACTCGGAAAAAGAATGTAGCTTTGCATGTGGATCAACATGGTTTCATCCATAAACTTCATTTCCTAAATGACAAGGAGAGTTGGGAGCTATTTCAGAACAAGTATTCCTATGTTGCAACAGATACATCAA ACTCAAATGATGATGAAGAAAGGAAGAAAGAATTAGCAATAGAGATGCTTAAAAAATGCTCTGGTCTGCCATTAGCCATCATTGTACTCGCTGGTCTTCTATCAAAGAAACACACCATATATGAGTGGGAGCTGGTGAAAAGAAATGTACCTCGCTGCATAGGTCAAGCTGAACAACAACATGATGTTGACTCAAACCACCATGGTGTTTTCGGGGTGTTAGGTTTGAGTTACAACGAGTTACCAAGTAAATTGAAGCCTTGTTTTTTGTACTTGGCTCGTTACTCTGAAGATGTCACAATAAGGATAAAAGATTTCTGTCGTGTACTCATAGCAGAAGGTTTTATATCGTTAAGAAGAGGTTCTGTGGAAACTTTGGAGGAAGTGGCATATGATTGGTTGTGTGAGTTGGTGGAGAGGAGCATGATCCAGGTGAAAGAAATGAGTTCAACAGGAAGGATAAAGTCATTTTGCATTCATGATCTCATGCGAGATTTGTGCGTGTCTAGAGCTCAAGAAGAAAACTTTCTACATTTTATTGATTGGCAGAATAAAGGGGAAGagccaataataaaaaatgcaCGAAGAGTTTCCATATTTGATAATGAAAGTACTAATGCTGATGATTTTATTCATATGGTTCGAAAATTAGATGGATCACTCAGGTGTTTTACTATGCAAGATGGAAGAGTTGTATACCAAGAAAGAGTATTGAGTCATGTATGCAATCACTTTTTGATGCTTAGAGTTTTAATTGTTGGTCATGAATTTGTTGATTGCACATCATTTCTGAAGTTGCCTAAAGAATTTAGGAATCTGATCCATCTAAGGTTATTAAGTATTCCTTATTGGCCAATTAGAAAGATTCCATCTTCTTTTGGCAATTTAAGATGCCTGCAGACTTTGAGAGTAAGGAAGgagagtgatataataatacCAAATTCAATGTGTAAGTTAGAACAGTTGAGGcatctatatttttataatccaGTTGGTGGGGTAGAATTGGGTAAATTCTTGAGGTCAACTAGGTCTAGAAGTTTACAGACATTGGTAGGTGTTGGTACGAAAAATCTTCTAATGAGTGATCTTCTACGGTTTGGGAGTCTAAAGAAATTAGCAATATGTGTGGATGGAAATTTCAACAAATTCTTACATAATCCCCAAAATCTCACGTTTACTCGTCTTTTTTCTTTACAAGTAGGTAATTTTATTGGCAACAAGATAGATATTGTTCCATTGATATTAAGTTGTCCTCAAATGTATAAGCTTAGAGTGATCTCACCTATAGTAAGTTTACCAAAAGTCAACCAATTCTCCTCAAATCTCATCAAGTTACAGTTGGCTAATCTCTATCTTGAGGATGATCCAATGCCAACATTAGAAAAGCTACCAAAATTAAGTGTCCTTATAATTGGTTTTAATAGTTATTTAGGGGAAGAGATGGTGTGCTCAAGAGGAGGTTTCCCTCGACTTGAATCTCTCGAGTTTGATTTTCTAAGTGGCTTAAAAGAGTGGAAAGTGGAGGAGAATGCACTGCCTAAACTTGGCTATTTGAGTATTCGCGGGTGTATGAGATTGAGGAGAGTTCCAGATGGACTAAGAAAAATTGGTACACTCAATGAGATGGTGATGGATCATATGCCTATGAAATTCAAAGAAAGGATGGAGGAAGGAGGAGACGATTTCGATCAAGTCAAGCTCGTGCAATCACGTGTATTTATCAACTGTGATCAAG AATCAGAGGATAGTGTCAATGCTATATACAATCAACTCAACCTTTAG